In Lacinutrix sp. Bg11-31, the DNA window AGCAATCGAGCATAATATAGATAGAGAGGAATATGATTTTTCTTTAGAAGTAGCTTCAGCTGGAGCAGCTGCGCCTTTAACACTGCCAAGACAATTTAAAAGAAACGTTGGTAGAACGTTAGAAGTAAGAACACAAACCGAAAATATTGAAGCAGAGTTAATAAATGTTTCAGATGAAGGTATAGAGTTGACATGGAAAGCTAGAGAGCCAAAACCTGTTGGAAAAGGTAAAGTAACGGTTCAGAAAAAAG includes these proteins:
- the rimP gene encoding ribosome assembly cofactor RimP, with protein sequence MFNTTVTDLLNDALEERADLYLIDFTISGEQAINIIIDGDNGVKVEDCIFISRAIEHNIDREEYDFSLEVASAGAAAPLTLPRQFKRNVGRTLEVRTQTENIEAELINVSDEGIELTWKAREPKPVGKGKVTVQKKAKIAFNDIVEAKVVIKF